The Aerococcus christensenii genome segment CCTAGTTTTCCTATAGAAAATACTTGTTGAGGATTCACTTTTCAGTTACAATATAAGAAATGATTGCTGGAGGTGCCAATTATGAGTGTAAAAGATGAAACCGTTCTTTTCCGTTTTGATGAAAGCAAAGAAAAAAATGTTCAAGAAACGCTGGAGATCGTGTATGACGCTTTGGTTGAAAAGGGCTATCAACCCATCAATCAAATCGTAGGATATTTGTTATCTGGAGATCCTGCTTATATTCCGCGGCATAACCAAGCGAGAAATCTTATTCGTTACCATGAACGTGATGAAATTCTAGAAGAATTAGTTGCTCACTACATGAAACAAACAGGGCGTGAATAAGGCATGCGGATTATTGGATTAGATGTAGGCTCTAAAACAGTAGGTGTGGCGGTTTCGGATCCTTTTTGCTGGACAGCTCAAGGCATTGAAACCATTCTGATCGATGAAGAAGCTGGGGAATATGGTTTAGATCGCTTAGAGAAGTGGTTAGAGGAATATCATATCGAACGTGTGGTGATTGGACTACCGAAGAATATGAATAATACCGAAGGCCCACGTGTCGAAGCTTCTCGCTACTACGGCAAGCTAGTAGAAGATCGTTTCCACTTGCCTGTTGTCTATCAAGACGAGCGCTTAACGACACAACAATCCGAGCGCTTCCTGATTGAAAAGGCTGATCTCAGCCGCAAGAAACGCAAAAAGGTCATTGATAAGTTAGCGGCTGTTCTGATCTTACAAACTTACCTCGATGCGAATGCGGGCAAGCTCAACTAATTGCACTCGCTTTTCGCCCGATGATAGCGGCTCTATCGCATGATGATGAAGGAGTTTTTATGATTAAAGATATAGATGATCATATTACATTAACAGATGAAGAAGGCAACGAGACCCTCTATCATGTGCTGTTCACTTTTGAATCGGAAGACTATGGCAAAGCCTACATTCTTGTGTATCCAGATGGTGAAGAGGAAGAGTTGAGCGTAGAAGCTTATGAATACAAGGAAAGCGAAACGTCCGGCGAAGGCACCCTCTATCCTGTCGAGACAGAAGAAGAGTGGGACATGATTGAAGAAGTCTTCAATACCTTCCAAGCAGACGACGAAGAAGAATAAAAATAAGAAAAATTTCTATCCCTGTGGTTTTAGCCGCAGGGATTTTTTTATTGAGAGATATAGCACTCTAAAAAATAAATAGTTATTTTCAAGGCATATGAATTTTTTGAAACCGATGTATTATTCTTTGAGAAAAATTATGAATAATTGTCAATATGTGAAAGAAGGAATTTTAA includes the following:
- a CDS encoding IreB family regulatory phosphoprotein, which translates into the protein MSVKDETVLFRFDESKEKNVQETLEIVYDALVEKGYQPINQIVGYLLSGDPAYIPRHNQARNLIRYHERDEILEELVAHYMKQTGRE
- the ruvX gene encoding Holliday junction resolvase RuvX encodes the protein MRIIGLDVGSKTVGVAVSDPFCWTAQGIETILIDEEAGEYGLDRLEKWLEEYHIERVVIGLPKNMNNTEGPRVEASRYYGKLVEDRFHLPVVYQDERLTTQQSERFLIEKADLSRKKRKKVIDKLAAVLILQTYLDANAGKLN
- a CDS encoding DUF1292 domain-containing protein, which gives rise to MIKDIDDHITLTDEEGNETLYHVLFTFESEDYGKAYILVYPDGEEEELSVEAYEYKESETSGEGTLYPVETEEEWDMIEEVFNTFQADDEEE